AAAAGCGAATGCATAATCTTAAGTATTTTACATGGATAGAGCAGCAAGGGAAAACTGTCGAAGAGCTAGACGAACAGTGGTTTAATGATAATTATTGGAAAGATAAATTTAATTCATTTAGGGACTTAGACGAAAAAATTAAAGAATTTAATGAAAAAGTCGGGTTAATACGGAAATATAGATAATCTTAATAATTTTTTGGTGCAATTTTGTCCAGGGCATAGCGCAAGTATATGCCCTGAATTTTTTATATTTAGTGTACATCCATATCTTTAGGCTCGGTTTCCAGCGAAAGCACTTCCTTTTTCGTGATGATTTTCTTCTTCCATGTTCCTGTTTTGAACCATATAAATGCTAATAAAGAAATAACAATATTGCTTATAACCATTGAATAAAAGATACCGTTAGGCCCCATTTCCATTTTTATTGCCCACAAATATGCAAGGGGTATTCGAATAGCCCAGAGTCTTGCTGTGTTTAGAACAAGAATAGGAAAAGTATGACCTGATCCGCTGAAAGCTGCATTAAATGCAAACATAATACCAAAAAACGGTACAGAATAAGATGCTATCCTGAAAAAATTTATTCCAATACTTATTACTTCGGGGTCGTTAATGAAAAATCGTACAATTCCACCTCCGAATAAAAATGTAAGAGTTGCTCCACTAAATAAGAAGGCAGCGATAATTATTACGGTTTTCCACACGATGTTTTCTGCGCGCTCTACATTTCCTGCTCCCATATTTTGTCCCACCATTACTGTTGCAGCATGCGAGAAGCCCATTGCAGGCATATTAAGCAGAGAAATCATTCTGTTTCCAATACCAAATGCACTTATAACAGCAGAGCCAAAAATATTTACAATACTGATGAGTACTGTAAAACCAATTGAAGTTGCCATTTGCCCAAATGAAAGGGGCAACCCTATATGAAATATCTTTTTTGCAAGTTTTTTGTTAAACGAAATGTCTTTTATTTTAAGTGGGATTTCGCTTTTCTTTGAGAAGAGATATCTCAAGCCGATATATGCGGCAATGACGCGTGAAATATCTGTTGCAATTGCTGCGCCCATTACTCCCATTTTGGGCATTCCTATACCAAAAATCATAATCGGGTCTAAAATAATATTGATAACAATAGAAACGAACACAATCTTCATCGGGGTAATGGTGTTTCCTTTTCCTTGAATAACTCCCTGAAAAGCATGATACACAAACATGAATGGCATTCCCAGGAAAATTATTCTCATGTAGGTAAGTGTTGAGGCAAATGCGTCAGACGGGGTATGGAGAAGGCGAAGAACTGAAGGAGCAAAGAGAAATCCTATTATCCCTGAGGTTATGCCTAAAATTATCATAAGGAAAATTGTTGTGCCGGCTGTTTTTTCTGCTTGTTTACTGCGTCTAGCACCTGTATACTGAGCAACAAGTGTAGAGCCTCCGACTGATATTCCCATTGAAAATGCAATAAAGATAAATACTACGTTAAATGTAATTGTTGGCGCGGTAAGGGCTGCTTTTCCTACTTTACCCAGCCAGAATGCATCAACAATATTGTATAGAGTCTGGGCAAAATTGGCAAGTATTACTGGTAATCCTAAGATAAAGAGTTCTTCTACAATTAAACCGTTTAGTGGATCTGGTTTTCTTCGCATCATATTGTATAGCTTTTTCATCTACTGTTTAACCTTCTTATCCTTAAAAATAATGTAATAATACTTTATCATTTACATCATTTTTTTCAACTCTTATAAATGAATTATTATTTTATCTTTTTAATGCTGCTGTAGCTTGTTTTTTATATATATGTTTTTTGGTAAAATAATTGTATGAAAGTGATCGTAGGAATGAGTGGCGGGGTAGATAGTTCAGTTGCTGCCTATCTGCTTAAAAAAGAAGGATGGGATGTAATAGGCGTTCTTTTTAATACAGTTGAAAAATCTGAGGAAGTTTCGAAATGCTGCAATTTTAATGCTGTTATAACCACAGGAAAGATGCTTCATATTCCTGTTAAAGTTGTGGATGTTTACGAGGAGTTCAACAGGGAAATAATACAGGATTTTATCAATCAGTACAAAAATGGTTTTACTCCTAACCCTTGTGTTCTTTGCAATGAAAAAATTAAGTTTGGTTTTGGATTGGGAAAAACGGAAGAGCTTTTTAAAGGCTCATTTTTTGCAACCGGGCACTATGCAATTATCGAGAAAAATGATAGGTTGCATTTGAAAGCAGGTGTGGACAAAGAGAAAGACCAATCATATATGTTATGGAGATTAAAACAGTGGCAATTAAAGAAAACAATCTTTCCTTTAGGGATTTTTACAAAGAGAGATGTATATAAAATTGCCGAGGAAATTAAGATTCCAGTATTGCCTCTCGAAAGTCAGGATGTGTGTTTTATTCCTGGCAAGGTGAAAGTTTTTTTAGAAAAATATCTTCCGCAAAGAGAAGGAGAGATTATTAGTACAAAAGGGAAAATACTGGGAAAACATAACGGCGCGTATTTTTATACCGTAGGGCAACGAAGCGGGTTGCATATTTCTCATTCTACACCTCTTTATGTCGTGAGAATAGATACAGAAAAAAATATTGTCCTTTTAGGAGAGAGGGAAGAATGTTTTTTTAGAACCGCCGAACTTAGTTGTGTGAATTTTATAGAAAAATGGGATTTTACTAAAAGAAGGTTTACAGGTAAACCGAGATATCACGCAAAAGCAGCATCTTGTATTTTGAGAAAGGATGGAGATAAAGTAGTTGTGCAGTTCGATGTCCCTCAATTTGCTGTAACTTCCGGGCAAAGCCTTGTTTTGTACGATGGTGATTATGTTTTTGGAGGAGGAATTATTAAAAGAGCTTATTAAAAAGTTGCTCTTTTGTCAATATCTTGTAGGGAGGTCTCTGAAAAACCCCTATTTTGTCACCCTGAATTTATTTCAGGGTCTCAGAACACCTGATTTTATTAGATGCTGAAACAAGTTTAGCATGACATTTTGAGTTATTTTACCACTTTTTCAGAGACCTCGTAGAAGTTACATACGTGAATAAGTTTTTAAATTTCTATTTTTAGATAAATTTTCTGGATGGTTAAGTTTTTTCTTCAGAGGTTAGAGTCAAAATGTTTCTTATAAATACAACAAGACAAAATAAATTATTAATTATTAGATTTTTGTTGTATAATAAAAAAGTAAAATAAGTGAAAAGAAAGAGACGGTTTATTCTATTGCTTAAAGCTTGTATTTTAGTTGATTCGGTGTAGATATATTAATTAGTATAGTTTATGTGAATGGAGGTAACAGATGAAGATAGCACCGCAAGATTTAATATGGAAGGATTTTAAAGGAATGCATAAAAAAGAAGATCTTTTGACAGATCCAGTAGTAGAAGATTTACTTTTTATGCAGACAATCGAAGGACACGCTCACAATGGAGATGGTGCATTTAAAGGAAGGAAATTTGTTGATACAACTCTTAGCGATATCGTAGAAGCGTTAGGAAGAGATGTTTTTGTCGTGCGTTCAGGACGGCAGATGTTAATTGATGAAATTTATCAGTATGCTGAGCATGTAATGAGCGGTGAGAATTTGACACATCTTGTAAATGAGAAAGGCGAGCCATTGATGCGTTGTCCTTTATTTTTAGAATGGGAAGTAAATGCTTCTGATGTGTTGAGAGGATTGTATTTAGGCGGATTGATGGATGATTTTGATGCAAGAAAAAAGACAAATGATAGGTTCCATATTAATATGGGAGGAGGGAAACCATATCTTATTGACGTCAATAGAATGGAACAAATGCGCTTGAACGGAGAGATTCTTGCCCATGGAGAGCATGAAGATAAACTAGATGAATACGTGAAGAAAGGATTAATTATTCCTGACCCGGAGAAGGCGGATTTTCTCAACCACACAGATATCCGTTTCCAGTATATAAGACACAAGAAAGGTTTAGGGGTATCAGATGATTCAGCAGTTGTTGCGGGTGGATTGTTATATAGTGCAAGTGTTGCCTTAGGTGTTTATCTTGCAGATGCTATTGATACGCTTGATAAGTTTTCACTAAAGTTTATCGAACAGGATGGCGAGCTTGCTTTTAACATAAAAAAGAATTTTTCTTTACTCAACATTATAGATGAGGATGTTTTTTCTTTCATCTATCTTGTCTCGATCCCAAGTGGAGCAGAACATAAAATTCCTGACTCTTCCCAGAGATATTTTTTGAGAATTGATAAAGATAGCAATATTACTGCCATTGACTCGCATTATAGATTCGTAACAGGTAAACCATACCAGCATTTTAAAATTTCTTACGAAAATGTATTAAATGAAACTTTTTATAAATACATAAAGGAACGGGTAGAAACATTTAAAAAAAATGGCGTTTGCAGATATTAAAGAGCAGGATCATATTGTCAGGTATTTGAAAAATATTTTAAGGAAAGATAGAATTCCTCCCATGCTTCTTCTATCTGGAAGAAAAGGCACTGGCCGTTTTCTTGCCGCGACAATGTTTGCTAAAGCATTGAATTGTGCAAATAGCATTGGCGATTGTTGCGATAAGTGCAAGAGCTGCGTTGCGATAGAGCACAACGTGCACCCAAATGTGGTTGTTATAGGTAGAGATATGGATGTTGTGAGTATAAAAGATACTCGTAATATGATAAATGCGTCATTTGTTCCAGCTAATAACGGATATAGAGTGAATATTATTGACAATTCAGACAAGAGCACCCCCGAGGCATTTAGTAGTATGTTAAAATATCTTGAAGAGCCTCCGGAGCGTACTGTCAACATTCTTATTGCAGAAATGACAGAATTGCTGCCAGAAACAATTAGATCGCGGGCAGTAGAGCTAAAATTCAGGCCAATTAGCGCTGCTTTTATTCAGGAAGCTGTTAAAAAGACTGGTTTATCAGATGAAGATGCCGAAATTGTCTCAAAAATGGCTAATGGAAGCATGGAAAAAATTGAATTGTTTTCTTCAAAAGATTTTCTTAAAAAAAGAAAAATATTTATTGAGTACTTACTGAGATTTTTTTTAGATGAAGTTATTGTTTCAAAACTTCTGGAGGAATGGAACAAATTTTTAAGTGGCAACAGTTCGACGAAGAACGCAAAGGAATTTTTTGATATATTTTCAACATTATTACAAGACATTCTTTTTGTATCTGTATTGCACGATACAGAGCATATAACTAATGTAGATGCTCTTGGGTTTATTGCAGATAAATTTGTATTTGTTGATAGATCTAAATTACACAAAATGTATAATGTGGTTTTAGAAAAAAAACAGGCACTTTTGACAAGTGCTATACAGCAATATATACTGTTGGACGGCTTATTTAAGATTAAAGAGGCGATAAAATGAATTTAATAGAAGAGGAAG
This DNA window, taken from Caldisericota bacterium, encodes the following:
- a CDS encoding MATE family efflux transporter, with product MKKLYNMMRRKPDPLNGLIVEELFILGLPVILANFAQTLYNIVDAFWLGKVGKAALTAPTITFNVVFIFIAFSMGISVGGSTLVAQYTGARRSKQAEKTAGTTIFLMIILGITSGIIGFLFAPSVLRLLHTPSDAFASTLTYMRIIFLGMPFMFVYHAFQGVIQGKGNTITPMKIVFVSIVINIILDPIMIFGIGMPKMGVMGAAIATDISRVIAAYIGLRYLFSKKSEIPLKIKDISFNKKLAKKIFHIGLPLSFGQMATSIGFTVLISIVNIFGSAVISAFGIGNRMISLLNMPAMGFSHAATVMVGQNMGAGNVERAENIVWKTVIIIAAFLFSGATLTFLFGGGIVRFFINDPEVISIGINFFRIASYSVPFFGIMFAFNAAFSGSGHTFPILVLNTARLWAIRIPLAYLWAIKMEMGPNGIFYSMVISNIVISLLAFIWFKTGTWKKKIITKKEVLSLETEPKDMDVH
- the mnmA gene encoding tRNA 2-thiouridine(34) synthase MnmA yields the protein MKVIVGMSGGVDSSVAAYLLKKEGWDVIGVLFNTVEKSEEVSKCCNFNAVITTGKMLHIPVKVVDVYEEFNREIIQDFINQYKNGFTPNPCVLCNEKIKFGFGLGKTEELFKGSFFATGHYAIIEKNDRLHLKAGVDKEKDQSYMLWRLKQWQLKKTIFPLGIFTKRDVYKIAEEIKIPVLPLESQDVCFIPGKVKVFLEKYLPQREGEIISTKGKILGKHNGAYFYTVGQRSGLHISHSTPLYVVRIDTEKNIVLLGEREECFFRTAELSCVNFIEKWDFTKRRFTGKPRYHAKAASCILRKDGDKVVVQFDVPQFAVTSGQSLVLYDGDYVFGGGIIKRAY